Proteins encoded together in one Lathyrus oleraceus cultivar Zhongwan6 chromosome 5, CAAS_Psat_ZW6_1.0, whole genome shotgun sequence window:
- the LOC127081795 gene encoding nuclear speckle RNA-binding protein A isoform X3 has product MSDAYWRYAESQHAPSAIPAKRPRPDYDVSGVHDLASYYPHDADRGRLQVVRDTESLDASYERYLRNAISTYGPGQPTRTIDGGVPSHSVDESHVANIGGVDRRSHVNDKIQELSGGRSDHSLPHGATNTVFVEGLPSNCTRREVAHIFRPFVGYKEVRLVSKESRQPGGDPLLLCFVDFVSPAHAATAMDALHDLYFEGTKSWDNGTPLKGMEA; this is encoded by the exons ATGTCTGACGCTTATTGGAGATACGCCGAATCCCAGCACGCCCCCTCCGCCATCCCCGCCAAACGTCCCCGTCCCGATTACG ATGTCTCTGGCGTTCATGACTTGGCCAGTTACTATCCCCATGATGCTGATAGAGGAAGGCTCCAAGTAGTTAGAGATACTGAATCCCTTGATGCATCCTATGAGCGTTACCTCCGTAATGCG ATTTCAACTTATGGTCCCGGCCAGCCCACTAGAACCATTGACGGGGGAGTTCCCAGTCATTCTGTTGACGAGTCTCATGTCGCTAATATTGGAGGAGTAGACCGAAGATCACATGTAAATGACAAAATCCAGGAATTAAGTGGTGGAAGGTCTGATCATTCGCTTCCGCATGGTGCTACGAATACAGTATTTGTGGAGGGTTTACCTTCCAACTGTACAAGACGGGAAGTAGCAC ATATTTTTCGTCCTTTTGTAGGCTACAAAGAAGTTAGACTTGTTAGCAAGGAATCAAGACAA CCTGGGGGTGATCCACTGTTACTTTGTTTTGTTGACTTTGTAAGCCCGGCTCATGCAGCAACTGCCATGGATGCATTGCATG ACCTTTATTTTGAAGGGACAAAGAGTTGGGACAATGGGACCCCGCTTAAAGGAATGGAGGCTTGA
- the LOC127081795 gene encoding nuclear speckle RNA-binding protein A isoform X1, giving the protein MSDAYWRYAESQHAPSAIPAKRPRPDYDVSGVHDLASYYPHDADRGRLQVVRDTESLDASYERYLRNAISTYGPGQPTRTIDGGVPSHSVDESHVANIGGVDRRSHVNDKIQELSGGRSDHSLPHGATNTVFVEGLPSNCTRREVAHIFRPFVGYKEVRLVSKESRQPGGDPLLLCFVDFVSPAHAATAMDALHGKGFSPITLSLVQFKTFILKGQRVGTMGPRLKEWRLEFKRLVSKSLMLLRELPSTHNVALLHHAEKSSLHIIFGDAFSDILFLQTHYCKLVNYLYFVKI; this is encoded by the exons ATGTCTGACGCTTATTGGAGATACGCCGAATCCCAGCACGCCCCCTCCGCCATCCCCGCCAAACGTCCCCGTCCCGATTACG ATGTCTCTGGCGTTCATGACTTGGCCAGTTACTATCCCCATGATGCTGATAGAGGAAGGCTCCAAGTAGTTAGAGATACTGAATCCCTTGATGCATCCTATGAGCGTTACCTCCGTAATGCG ATTTCAACTTATGGTCCCGGCCAGCCCACTAGAACCATTGACGGGGGAGTTCCCAGTCATTCTGTTGACGAGTCTCATGTCGCTAATATTGGAGGAGTAGACCGAAGATCACATGTAAATGACAAAATCCAGGAATTAAGTGGTGGAAGGTCTGATCATTCGCTTCCGCATGGTGCTACGAATACAGTATTTGTGGAGGGTTTACCTTCCAACTGTACAAGACGGGAAGTAGCAC ATATTTTTCGTCCTTTTGTAGGCTACAAAGAAGTTAGACTTGTTAGCAAGGAATCAAGACAA CCTGGGGGTGATCCACTGTTACTTTGTTTTGTTGACTTTGTAAGCCCGGCTCATGCAGCAACTGCCATGGATGCATTGCATG GAAAAGGATTCTCACCAATCACACTGAGTCTAGTTCAATTTAAGACCTTTATTTTGAAGGGACAAAGAGTTGGGACAATGGGACCCCGCTTAAAGGAATGGAGGCTTGAATTTAAGAGACTTGTCTCAAAATCTCTCATGTTACTAAGGGAATTACCGTCTACACACAATGTGGCACTTCTACACCACGCTGAAAAGTCATCATTGCATATAATATTTGGAGACGCATTTTCGGACATACTCTTTTTACAGACTCATTACTGCAAATTGGTGAA
- the LOC127081795 gene encoding nuclear speckle RNA-binding protein A isoform X4 encodes MSDAYWRYAESQHAPSAIPAKRPRPDYDVSGVHDLASYYPHDADRGRLQVVRDTESLDASYERYLRNAISTYGPGQPTRTIDGGVPSHSVDESHVANIGGVDRRSHVNDKIQELSGGRSDHSLPHGATNTVFVEGLPSNCTRREVAHIFRPFVGYKEVRLVSKESRQPGGDPLLLCFVDFVSPAHAATAMDALHGTKSWDNGTPLKGMEA; translated from the exons ATGTCTGACGCTTATTGGAGATACGCCGAATCCCAGCACGCCCCCTCCGCCATCCCCGCCAAACGTCCCCGTCCCGATTACG ATGTCTCTGGCGTTCATGACTTGGCCAGTTACTATCCCCATGATGCTGATAGAGGAAGGCTCCAAGTAGTTAGAGATACTGAATCCCTTGATGCATCCTATGAGCGTTACCTCCGTAATGCG ATTTCAACTTATGGTCCCGGCCAGCCCACTAGAACCATTGACGGGGGAGTTCCCAGTCATTCTGTTGACGAGTCTCATGTCGCTAATATTGGAGGAGTAGACCGAAGATCACATGTAAATGACAAAATCCAGGAATTAAGTGGTGGAAGGTCTGATCATTCGCTTCCGCATGGTGCTACGAATACAGTATTTGTGGAGGGTTTACCTTCCAACTGTACAAGACGGGAAGTAGCAC ATATTTTTCGTCCTTTTGTAGGCTACAAAGAAGTTAGACTTGTTAGCAAGGAATCAAGACAA CCTGGGGGTGATCCACTGTTACTTTGTTTTGTTGACTTTGTAAGCCCGGCTCATGCAGCAACTGCCATGGATGCATTGCATG GGACAAAGAGTTGGGACAATGGGACCCCGCTTAAAGGAATGGAGGCTTGA
- the LOC127081795 gene encoding RNA-binding protein 2 isoform X2 yields MSDAYWRYAESQHAPSAIPAKRPRPDYDVSGVHDLASYYPHDADRGRLQVVRDTESLDASYERYLRNAISTYGPGQPTRTIDGGVPSHSVDESHVANIGGVDRRSHVNDKIQELSGGRSDHSLPHGATNTVFVEGLPSNCTRREVAHIFRPFVGYKEVRLVSKESRQPGGDPLLLCFVDFVSPAHAATAMDALHGYKFDELDRNSVSLRFQFARNPGARSGAGHRGKR; encoded by the exons ATGTCTGACGCTTATTGGAGATACGCCGAATCCCAGCACGCCCCCTCCGCCATCCCCGCCAAACGTCCCCGTCCCGATTACG ATGTCTCTGGCGTTCATGACTTGGCCAGTTACTATCCCCATGATGCTGATAGAGGAAGGCTCCAAGTAGTTAGAGATACTGAATCCCTTGATGCATCCTATGAGCGTTACCTCCGTAATGCG ATTTCAACTTATGGTCCCGGCCAGCCCACTAGAACCATTGACGGGGGAGTTCCCAGTCATTCTGTTGACGAGTCTCATGTCGCTAATATTGGAGGAGTAGACCGAAGATCACATGTAAATGACAAAATCCAGGAATTAAGTGGTGGAAGGTCTGATCATTCGCTTCCGCATGGTGCTACGAATACAGTATTTGTGGAGGGTTTACCTTCCAACTGTACAAGACGGGAAGTAGCAC ATATTTTTCGTCCTTTTGTAGGCTACAAAGAAGTTAGACTTGTTAGCAAGGAATCAAGACAA CCTGGGGGTGATCCACTGTTACTTTGTTTTGTTGACTTTGTAAGCCCGGCTCATGCAGCAACTGCCATGGATGCATTGCATG GTTACAAATTTGACGAGCTTGACCGCAACTCGGTCAGTTTACGTTTCCAATTCGCTCGCAACCCCGGTGCGAGATCAGGTGCAGGGCATCGTGGCAAGCGTTGA
- the LOC127081795 gene encoding nuclear speckle RNA-binding protein A isoform X5, whose protein sequence is MSDAYWRYAESQHAPSAIPAKRPRPDYDVSGVHDLASYYPHDADRGRLQVVRDTESLDASYERYLRNAISTYGPGQPTRTIDGGVPSHSVDESHVANIGGVDRRSHVNDKIQELSGGRSDHSLPHGATNTVFVEGLPSNCTRREVAHIFRPFVGYKEVRLVSKESRQPGGDPLLLCFVDFVSPAHAATAMDALHVF, encoded by the exons ATGTCTGACGCTTATTGGAGATACGCCGAATCCCAGCACGCCCCCTCCGCCATCCCCGCCAAACGTCCCCGTCCCGATTACG ATGTCTCTGGCGTTCATGACTTGGCCAGTTACTATCCCCATGATGCTGATAGAGGAAGGCTCCAAGTAGTTAGAGATACTGAATCCCTTGATGCATCCTATGAGCGTTACCTCCGTAATGCG ATTTCAACTTATGGTCCCGGCCAGCCCACTAGAACCATTGACGGGGGAGTTCCCAGTCATTCTGTTGACGAGTCTCATGTCGCTAATATTGGAGGAGTAGACCGAAGATCACATGTAAATGACAAAATCCAGGAATTAAGTGGTGGAAGGTCTGATCATTCGCTTCCGCATGGTGCTACGAATACAGTATTTGTGGAGGGTTTACCTTCCAACTGTACAAGACGGGAAGTAGCAC ATATTTTTCGTCCTTTTGTAGGCTACAAAGAAGTTAGACTTGTTAGCAAGGAATCAAGACAA CCTGGGGGTGATCCACTGTTACTTTGTTTTGTTGACTTTGTAAGCCCGGCTCATGCAGCAACTGCCATGGATGCATTGCATG TTTTCTGA